Proteins found in one Plasmodium sp. gorilla clade G2 genome assembly, chromosome: 14 genomic segment:
- a CDS encoding DER1-like protein, with amino-acid sequence MNLFLYIAVFIIYLTNIHCKNEYNIKKISGKNNYKYNKISTNVKQLGNVNHPYYKRKDYLNIRMNKKTIEYLPTTNQNIHYKKFKNLVNKSKSKNKLYYLYIPNNDTNSINEKKNKQNNKVLEIYFEKKKLLAQYFNNLKSSFIYKLKNTKIITKLFLSSSLLILTLNVIGLKPEEIALHSKRVLRAFEFYRIYTSALFYGDISLYVLTNIYMLYVQSNQLENRLGSAEMLSYYISQISILSIICSYIKKPFYSTALLKSLLFVNCMLNPYQKANLIFGININNMYLPYLSILIDIIHAQNLKASISGLLGVTSGSIYYLLNIYLYDKYNKKVFKIPNFLKKYLESYDIDEIIQ; translated from the coding sequence atgaatttgtttctttatatagccgtatttattatatacttaACCAACATACATTgcaaaaatgaatataacataaaaaaaataagtggaaaaaataattataagtaCAATAAAATATCTACCAATGTAAAACAATTAGGTAATGTTAATCATCCATATTATAAAAGGAaagattatttaaatatacgAATGAACAAGAAAACGATAGAATATTTACCTACAACCAATCAGAATATACACTATAAGAAATTCAAAAACCTTGTCAATAAATCTAAAAGtaagaataaattatattatttatatatacctaaTAATGATACAAATTCAATAAAcgaaaagaaaaacaaacaaaataacaaagtattagaaatatattttgagaaaaaaaaattacttgcacaatattttaataatttaaaatcctcatttatatataaattaaaaaacacGAAAATTATAacgaaattatttttatcatcatcattattaatattaacatTAAATGTAATTGGATTAAAACCTGAAGAAATTGCATTACATAGTAAAAGAGTTTTGAGAGCATTTGAATTTTATCGAATTTATACATCAGCTTTATTTTATGGAGATATTTCTCTATATgttttaacaaatatatatatgttatatgtgCAAAGTAATCAATTAGAAAATAGGCTTGGATCAGCTGAAATGttatcttattatatatcacaAATTAGTATATTATCtattatatgttcatatatcAAAAAACCATTTTATTCAACAGCTTTATTgaaatcattattatttgttaattGTATGCTTAATCCATATCAAAAAGCTAACTTAATCTTTggaattaatattaataacatgTACTTACCTTATCTGTCTATATTAATCGATATTATACATGCACAAAATTTAAAAGCATCTATATCTGGATTATTGGGAGTAACAAGTGGATCCATATATTATCTTCTCAATATTTacttatatgataaatataacaaaaaagtGTTCAAAATACCaaattttctaaaaaaatatctCGAGTCATATGATATCGACGAAATAATACAATAA
- a CDS encoding SNARE protein, putative — protein MNEQIDPFYEAKQEVDISVNKLQSLYNNWNNIPDKRSISAREKYNLIKEEIKYLNEDLNDLDNSVNIVKKNSYKFNISSEEIEERSKSLRIIRNLLNEITNNINNNVLNYNNNPNNDYNSVILKRQDNDLEELAESAERLHHAAITINTELKDQQKLLDELENEMDMSNEKINFVTKKISYYLKTKNTKILSLIFYLSMISLVLFFILIVS, from the exons atgaaTGAACAAATTGATCCGTTTTATGAAGCAAAACA agAAGTAGATATATCTGTAAATAAACTACAAAGCCTATATAATAATTGGAATAACATACCTGATAAACGTTCTat atcTGCAAGAGAGAAATACAATTTGAtcaaagaagaaataaaatacttAAATGAAGATTTAAACGATTTAGATAATTCAGTTAatatagtaaaaaaaaattcatataaatttaatataagtTCCGAAGAAATTGAGGAACGATCAAAGTCATTGAGAATCATAAGAAATTTATTGAACGAGATAacaaacaatataaataataat gttttaaattataataataatccaaATAATGATTACAACTCA gttatattaaaaagacaAGATAACGATTTAGAAGAATTGGCTGAATCAGCAGAGAGATTACACCATGCTGCAATTACAATAAATACAGAATTAAAGGATCAACAAAA gTTATTAGATGAACTGGAAAACGAAATGGACATGTcta atgaaaaaattaactttgtaacaaaaaaaatatcttatTACTTAAAAACAAAGA ATACTAAAATCTtgtctttaatattttatttatcaaTGATATCTTTGGTCTTATTCTTTATACTCATAGTTtcatga
- a CDS encoding U1 snRNA associated protein, putative, translated as MEEMRSLLDSLMGKDRNETDSKKKYSFKDENVCKYYLIDFCPHDLFPNTKSDIGRCKNIHSDILKEQLEKHEDYKYYLAKYQQMFMKTLERIIDVADMKIVKTKEKLKHMSNTPNNTSDKKTKIESINSHICDLLKQSEEAGEKGDLNKATSFNNQITMLQEEIKRLTEEMEKSNDGNLKVCETCGAMQAVGDMVQRFENHINGKQHLGFDKIRNTFNKLKEEIKEREEIIEKYRKTRYHSSDNHHSKRDRHHHRDYHDRRSSRHKKSSERYHRSHHSNKRSRKRSHSNRSKSSSVHHSNKRSRKRSHSNRSKSSSVHHSNKRSRKRSHSDRSKSSSVHNSSDRHRRRSVKYDKEDN; from the exons ATGGAAGAAATGagat CTTTGTTAGATTCCCTTATGGGAAAGGACAGAAATGAAACtgattcaaaaaaaaaatattcatttaaagatgaaaat gtatgcaaatattatttaattgatTTTTGCCCTCATGATTTATTTCCCAACACCAAGAGTGATATAGGAAG GTGCAAAAATATTCATtcagatatattaaaagagcAATTGGAAAAACATGaagattataaatattatttagcTAAATATCAGCAGATGTTTATGA AAACTTTGGAAAGGATTATAGATGTTGCTGATATGAAAATAGTAAagacaaaagaaaaattaaaacatatgTCAAATACACCAAATAATACTTctgataaaaaaacaaa AATTGAAAGTATAAATAGTCATATATGTGATTTGTTAAAGCAATCGGAAGAAGCCGGGGAAAAG GGAGATTTAAATAAGGCTACTAGCTTTAATAATCAAATCACCATGCTTCAAGAAGAAATTAAGAGGTTAACTGAAGAAATGGAGAAATCAAACGATGGAAATTTAAAG gtTTGTGAAACATGTGGAGCTATGCAAGCTGTTGGAGATATGGTGCAACGTTTTGAAAATCACATAAATGGAAAACAACATTTAGGATTcgataaaataagaaatacgttcaataaattaaaagaagaaataaaggAGAGAGAGGaaattatagaaaaatataggaAAACAAGATACCATAGTAGTGATAATCATCATTCAAAAAGAGATAGACATCATCATAGAGATTATCATGATAGAAGAAGTTCAAGACATAAGAAGTCATCAGAAAGATATCATAGAAGTCATCATTCAAATAAAAGATCAAGAAAAAGATCACATTCAAATAGAAGTAAATCAAGTAGTGTTCATCATTCAAATAAAAGATCAAGAAAAAGATCACATTCAAATAGAAGTAAATCAAGTAGTGTTCATCATTCTAATAAAAGATCAAGAAAAAGGTCTCATTCAGATAGAAGTAAATCAAGTAGTGTTCATAATTCAAGTGACAGACATAGGAGACGTTCAgttaaatatgataaagaagacaattaa
- a CDS encoding dynactin subunit 4, putative gives MKNRVYLLVDDKLFKLKELYFCVICSEIKNDYNIKNEIEYYFCNGCTQIYSVNESSFYSYECLRCFQCPFCFSTLITCHELVDETKLNINHKECYNSSANMEYGFSEEETELINNISKRKDKKIYTDEKETFHNESITNKGKNMKNMFYFKCPYCLWSSINTSCKPKLDELIADMIDLEKKNNAFRLQFENILDEFMKYNEELKKQNKKKNKIKNYDQKKLNVTIKNRDYIKSENDENNNELLQLKNDHSIFYLNKNSNNNILICNKPNIKIDKIKMTDILNDEHVKLKNNFPNIYEIQNDNITFLNSTCLQHYFEEDMKNELNKNMNDKENGLNDETYNDYNIKKNKKIENKTLSNIIIDSEKYPSLEHTYIYPYNYYKGFEELKPLRKKLLCKQSKRCNGCKQHVVKLHNNTNLGCTYRLNNNALKFIPRIYINDFKLIKKENGILNFILINPLEEEMSIKLLPEIDYHFLKSLHINNIQPNCLCNSQEPFEFYLNTYDEILDELIKDDEKNNITNVITTKHVIIKKQNNMALIIMTFIYNEQIMNSNTYKEDKNNNHIINYMPIQNNTNSIDKIEKLNFPIILECSFSDKSKKNHKLKLNLLFTNNIKMKIFHQYALN, from the coding sequence ATGAAAAATCGGGTGTACTTATTGGTTGATGACAagttatttaaattaaaggAATTATACTTTTGTGTTATATGTtctgaaattaaaaatgattataatattaagaatgaaattgaatattatttttgcAATGGATGTACACAAATATATAGTGTTAATGAAAGTTCCTTTTATTCTTATGAATGTTTAAGATGTTTTCAATGTCCATTTTGTTTCAGCACGTTAATAACATGTCATGAATTAGTAGACGAAACAAAActtaatataaatcataaagAATGTTATAATAGTAGTGCTAATATGGAATATGGTTTCTCTGAAGAAGAAAcagaattaataaataatataagtaaaagaaaagacaagaaaatatatactgATGAAAAGGAGACATTCCATAATGAATCCATTACAAATAAGGGAAAGAATATGAAGaacatgttttattttaaatgtcCTTATTGTTTGTGGTCATCTATTAATACAAGTTGTAAACCTAAGCTAGATGAATTGATTGCTGATATGATAGatttggaaaaaaaaaataatgccTTCAGATTAcaatttgaaaatatattagatgaatttatgaaatataatgaagaattaaagaaacaaaataaaaagaaaaataaaataaaaaattatgatcaaaaaaaattaaatgtaacaataaaaaataggGATTATATCAAATcagaaaatgatgaaaataataatgaattactccaattaaaaaatgatcattcgattttttatcttaataagaatagtaataataatatattaatatgtaataaacCAAATATAAAGATAGACAAGATAAAAATGACAGACATTTTAAATGATGAACACGTCAAattgaaaaataattttcctaatatatatgaaatacaaaatgataatataacgTTTTTGAATTCAACATGTTTACAACATTACTTTGAAGAGGATATGAAAAATgagttaaataaaaatatgaatgataaggAAAATGGCTTAAATGATGAAACCTACAAcgattataatataaaaaaaaataagaaaatagaGAATAAGACCTTAtctaatataattattgatTCTGAAAAATATCCTTCACTtgaacatacatatatatatccatataattattacaaaggttttgaagaattaaaacctctgagaaaaaaattattatgcaAACAATCAAAAAGATGTAATGGATGTAAACAACATGTTGTGAAACTTCATAATAACACAAATTTAGGATGTACCTATCGCCTTAATAATAATGCTTTAAAATTCATAccaagaatatatattaatgattttaaattaataaagaaagaaaatggaattcttaattttattttaattaatccTCTTGAAGAAGAAATGAGTATAAAACTATTACCCGAAATagattatcattttttaaaaagtctacatataaataatatacaaccTAATTGTTTATGTAATAGCCAAGAACCCTTCGAATTTTATCTTAACACCTATGATGAAATTCTAGATGAACTGATTaaagatgatgaaaaaaataatatcacTAATGTTATAACAACCAAACatgtaattataaaaaagcaAAATAATATGgccttaataataatgacttttatatataatgagcAAATAATGAATTCAAATACATATAaggaagataaaaataataatcatattataaattatatgccCATTCAAAATAATACTAATTCAATAGACAAAATAGAGAAATTAAATTTTCCTATAATTCTTGAATGTTCTTTTTCAGATAAAtccaaaaaaaatcataaattaaaattaaaccttctttttacaaataatattaaaatgaaaatatttcatcAATATGCtcttaattaa